The following is a genomic window from Nitrososphaerota archaeon.
TCATTATATTTTCAAATAAAGCATACTTCATCCAATTCCTAAAACTCTTTCTTTCTTTTTCATCTTTAGCATTGAACATGAATCCAGTCTCAGGTACCTCCTCAGGAGAATAAAATAAACCAGTAACTTTTCCTATGTATTTACACATTCCTATGCCTTTCTCCCTAAGATAAAAGCTATAGTAGAGATTTATCGTTCCTCCTCCTGGCTGAACTAGATATGCCGTCATTAGAGTGACCGACACACCGCTTGGAATTATTCCAAAACTAAAGAAACCTTTTAATACTTCAATAGTATCGGCTGGAAAATTCCCAATTATAACTATAGCTGCATATATTGTTGCTATAGTAGTCGCAATCATAACAATTTTGAAAATCCATTCCATCAAATTATATACATATCTCGCTAAAGCATATAATATTGGTACTAACCATATACCTATTATAGTCCAAATAATTCTATCCCCTATACCAAATAATCTAGCTACATTAGTTGCAGCAGCACCCATCCATACAGGCCATATCCACATAAGAGTATTTATTAGAAACCATACTATAGCCCAAAAATGCTTAGGTTTTAAACGTGCAAATCCTTGGAATATATCTTCGCCAGTTGCAATGGTCCATCTTGCAATTTCATAGGCTGCTATAACTGCGAAAGTGCATCCTAATGTATAGATCCAAGAAATTTTAAGTAATCCTATCGAACCACTTAATGGAGCTTGCATTGCCTCAAACCCAGAAATACCTAAAGAAGTCACAATTAATGCTGGTCCGAACTTCTTAAACCACTCTCCAAAAGTTGTTGGTGCTTCAGGCATGGGCTTTATAGGTAGTGGTGGCTTTACATCACCTATTTTATATGTTTCCTCTGTTTTTTCCATGTTTATTACCTCTTAGCATTAATAACTAAAGGGAGCTTTTTATATTTAAATTTTTCGTTAATTTTATAAAAGATTAATATATTTATAATTACTTTTTTATACGATTAAAAATGAGGTTTATAAGAAATTTAAAGGACGCTGAAATATTTGAAGCACCTGAACCTTGGAGAAGAATATTAACTATTTTAATAGACAAAAATTCAATGGGAGCAGAAAATATGGTTGTTGGTCTAGGTAGATTCGAATGTGGACAAAAATGTGCGCCACATAAACATGACGATTCTGAAGAAGCGTACTACATTCTTGAGGGCAAAGGAATTATTAAAATTAATGAAGAAGAATATGAAGTTTCTAAAGAAGATGCTATCTTTATACCTAAAGGATTTACTCACCAAATAATGAATAATAATGATAAAGACCTAGTCTTTTTATGGATAATGTCTCCTCCAGGAAATGTAGCAGAAACTATAAGAAGTTTTAAACGTATAAAGTGATAAATTTGCCCATAAAAGTTGATATACTTTTACCAGGTTTTCCAATTAAAACAAATCGAGGCGTTTTAGGTTTTTGTAATATAACCTTAGTGGAGTCTAATAAATTAATTCTTTATGACACGGGACATTTTTCAGATAGAAAAAATCTTATACAAGAATTTAAGAAACGAAGAATTTCTCCAGAAAATATAGAAATTGTAGTTTTAAGCCATTTACATTTTGACCATTGTTTAAATATTGATCTATTTAAAAATGCTGAAATTATTTTAGATGAAAAGGAATTAGAATATGCATTATCAAATAAGCCTGAAAAAATTAAGGATTTCTTTATTCCTAAATTTTTAATTCCAATAATTAAAAGAAGGGGCTTTACAAATGTTAAAGAAAACTTGGAAATAGCAAATAAAGTTTATGTTTTAAAAACTCCTGGACATACACCTGGTTTAATATCATTATTTGTAAAAGATGGGAGAAAAAAATTTGCAATAGTAAGTGATGCCATTAAAAATGCATGGGAATTTATGAAAGGTAAACCTGAACAAATATTTGGAAAAGATGAAGAAGCTAAGGAAAGCGTTAAAAAAATAAAAAAGCTAAATTCGATAATTATTCCAGGTCATGATAAGTGCTTTATATTCGAAAAAAATAAAATAAGATATCTAAAGAAAGCATCTTTGAAAATAATAGCTAAATCATCGCCTTATAATGATAAATGGGATGTCTATTCCATACTTTAAAGTAACTTTATCTCGGAGAACCTTTAAACGTGGTTCTAGGGGTTTTCATTAAGAGTTTACCATATCCTTTTATCTTTTCATTTATACCTAATAGTCTTAAACACTCCCATGCTGTAGCTTGATTAGCAGTAATTACAGGAACATTCAAGTCCTTTTCCAATCTTTCAATAACATCTATTGCCCTAAAAGTTGTGCAAGCAATAAATATTCCATCAATATCTTCTCTATACGCAGCTTTTGCAATCCTATAAGCTTCAGTAGGTGGTGCAGCAGCTAAATCTTCCATTTTTAATATACCTAGACCTTGAACAGTTACTACGTCAAACCCTTCCTTTTCATAAAATTCTTTAAATTTTTGATTTACTTCATCTATATATGGTCCTGCGATAGATATTTTTTTCCATCCCATAAAGCGCATAGCGTTTAAACTTGAAGTTGTTGTAGTCGTGCTTTTAATGCCCCCTGATGCTTCTTCCATTATTCTAATTTCTTCTTTATCATAACCTGGACCTTTTATTAAGCTACCTGCAGTACAAGTAAAAGATATAACATCCATTTTTTTATATTCAGATAATATCCTTGCAGCTTCGGCTAATCTTTCACCTAACTTACTTGTACTTTCTACCGTAACAACAGGGTCAAAATGTATCCTGGTTTCTAATACTAAAATTCCTGCAGGCATCATTCTATAAAAATCCGGTAATGGAGTTGGATTATTAGAAACAACTATTAAACCAATCGTTCCTCGTGAACCATATGGTACTTCTTCTAATTCTGGAATTTTCATACATCTTCCCCAATATACTTTTAAGATAAAAATAGTATAAATATTTTTCTATTGAGATATGTCCAATAAATACGCTTAATCTACTCCCTAATATTGTGATATTGTAGTTTAATAATATATCATGAAAATAGATTTAGGAATATATTCAAATTCTTTATTCTTTCTTTTAAATATCTGAAAAATCTTTCAATCTATTCTCTTATTCTAAAAGTTTTATGCTCTTATTCTGATCCAAGTTTATTTAACGTCCATATATATACTATAGGAATGTATATATTCTAAAAACAGCTAATACTTTAACTTCTTTACTTTTTTATTACTTTTTAAAACGGCTTAAGATCATAGCAATTATATTCATGAAATATAGAACTATATTAATTAAAACAATGATATTAAAATTTCTATAGTATTAAAAATTAAAAATCTTTATAGGAGAAGAAAATAAAAAATAGTAATAAAAATGAAAACACTATCTAAAATATTTGAACCGATAAATATTGGTTCTCTAGAAATAAAGAATAGAATAGTAATGCCCCCTATGTCAACAAATTTTGCAAATGAAGATGGATCTGTTAGCGAGAGACAAATTAGATATTATGAGGCTAGAGCTATTGGGGGAGTCGGATTAATAATAGTTGAGGCAACGTGTATTGAAAGTAGTATTGGTAAACTTAATCCGATACAATTATGTATCGATAACGATAAATTTATTGCTGGGTTAAATGAATTAGCTGAAGCGATTACTAGATATGGTGCAAGGGCCGCGATTCAATTGCATCATGCTGGTAGACGTGCTAGAGTTACTAATGGAAAGCAACCTGTTTCAGCTTCAGATGGTTTATCTACTCCGATTGGATTAAAAACTAGAGCATTAACACTTAAAGAAATAGAGGAATTAATTGAATTATTTGCTAAAGCTGCTGAAAGAGCAAAAATAGCTGGTTTTGAAGCAATTGAATTGCATGGTGCACATGGATATTTAATTGGGCAATTTCTTTCTCCATTAACTAATAGAAGAACTGATAAATATGGTGGAGATATAAATGGAAGAGCAAGATTTGCTATTGAGATTGTAAGAAGAATAAAAGAAAAATTGGGTGAAAATTTTCCTCTAATATTTAGAATAAGTGGAGATGAATACATAAATGGGGGACTTGATATTGAAGAAACTAAAATTATTTCTAAATTATTAGAAAAAGAAGGAGTGAATGCTCTTCATATTTCTGCAGGTGCTTATGAGACTCGACATTGGACTTCTGCACCAATGTGCATTCCTAGAGGACATTTGGTATATTTAGCTGAGAAAATTAAACAAATTGTAAATATTCCAGTTATAACCGTTGGAAGAATAAACGATCTATATTTAGCAGAAGATATAATAAAGAACAAGAAGGCTGATTTAGTTTCTATGGGTAGAGCACTAATTGCTGATCCAGAAATTATAAATAAAACATTAAATGGAAAAATTGAAAATATAAGGAGATGTATCGCGTGTAATAGATGTTTATCACGTTTAGATGAAAAACTACATATTTCATGTACTGTTAATCCGATTGCTGGAAAAGAGTATAAAATAAGAGTTAAAAAAGCATCTAAACCAAAGAAAGTTTTAATAATAGGTGGAGGGCCTGCTGGTATGGAAGCAGCGAGGATAGCTGCTATAAGAGGACATGAAGTAATCTTATATGAAGAAAAAGATAAACTCGGAGGTCAACTTATATTAGCAACAATTCCTCCACACAAGGAAGAAATGAAAAGCATTTTAGAATATTATACTCAAGAATTAAGTAAATTAGAAATAGAAATAAAAATTGGAAGAAAAGCTACTTTAAAAGATATAGAAAAAATCTCTCCAGAAATTATAATTTTAGCTACGGGCGCAAAACCAATTATTCCATCTATTCCAGGAATTAAAAATAAGAATGTTATTACAGCCTGGGATGTTTTATTGAATACAACAAAAGTAGGTGATAACGTAGTTATAATTGGAGGAGGAATGGTTGGATGTGAAACAGCTGAATATTTAATAAAGAAAGGAAAAAAGGTTAAGATTATTGAAATGTTACCTGATATAGCTGTAGATGTTGAATTTAGAAGTAGAACATTCTTATTAGAAAGATTACATTTAAATAAAGTAGATATATTAGTAAATACTGAATTAAAAGAAGTAATGGATAATAAAGCGATTTTAATTAATAAAAAAGGTGAAAAAATAGTATTAGAAGCAGATAATATAGTTCTTGCATGCGGCTCAAAACCTAATAATGAGTTAGCTAAAATCATAAAGCCAACATTTAAAAAAGTGTACGAAATTGGAGATTGTAAAAAACCACGTAAAGTTTTAGAGGCAATTCATGAAGGCTTTCATATAGGAAATTTGATATAATCTTTATAAGCCTATTAAATGAGGCATGTATGTCAAAATAATACCTCCAGTAATAACAGATGCTATTTGTCCTCCTACATTAGTAGCCATTGCATGCATTATAAGCCAATTATCAGGATCTTCTTCTCTACCAATTTTATGAACTGTTCTTGCAGCCATTGGAAAAGCTGAAATTCCACAACTACCTATCATAGGATTTATTTTACCTTTACTTAGAAAATTCACTATTTTTGCAAATAATATCCCACAAGTTATAGCAGAAACAAAAGCTAGTATACCTAAGAAAAATATTAGTAAAGATTGGATTGTTAAAAATTTTTCAGCGGTTATTGTTCCGCCTATAGCTAATCCAAGCAATAGGGTTGTAATATTAGTAAGCTCATTTTGAGCAGATTTTGTAAGTCTTTCGAGTACTCCACTTTCTTTCATTAAATTTCCAAGCATAAGACATCCAATTAATGGAGTACCAGCAGGTGCTATAAATGAAGTTATTAGAGTAACTATTATGGGAAAAATTAATTTAAGAGATTTTGAAAAAGGAGCTGGATTATATTCCATTCTGATTAGCCTTTCTTTCTTAGTCGTTAAAAATTTACATAATGGAACTTGTAAAAGAGGGACTGAAGCCATATAGGAATAAGCACATACTGATACTGGACCCAAAAGATGAGGGGCATATTTTGAAGTAACGTATATTGCTGTTGGTCCATCCATTGCACCTATTATTCCAATAGAAGCAGCTTCAAGAGGATTAAATCCAAATAGAAGGGCAAACATAAGTGCTATAAATATTCCAAGTTGTCCAGCAGCTGAGAAAATAAGTAACCATGGCCTTTCAATCAAAGGAGAAAAATCAATCATGGAACCAATACCTATAAATAATAATAATGGAAATAAATCGTTTTCAATGCCAAAATCGTATATTATGCGAAATAGACCACCAACACTTGCTAGTCCCGAATATGGAATATTAGCTAAAAAAATCGAAAAACCTATTGGAACAAGTAATAAAGGTTCATATTCCTTTTTTATACCCAAATAGATTAATAATAGTCCTATTGCCATCATTAAAATATTTCCAAGAAACATATAGTTACTTCACTCTCGAAAATTATTTTAAAACCTTTTTAAGAATTTCACATACAATAACAATTAATATCACTGCGATGAATGTATAAGCAACTCCCAAAATAGTAATTAAGATACCAAATTGCAACGGGGCCAATTCTTCATCCTCTTTAAGATCGCTAGAAAAACAAATATTTATATTTTTATCTAAATTTATAAAAACATGAGATTTTGATTTAAATATTCAATATTTAAGATATCAGAAATATGAACATTTTAGTGATTTTTTAATTTTAAGCTTTTATGAGCTTATTTAAATAAAAAATTTTATTTTATACTTTGTTTATGATATCATATTAATATAATGTAGGGAAGGAAGGTAGCACTCTTTTAATTCGATAAGTTATATAAGCTGCTATTAATATTTTTAAAGAATCTCCAAATATAAATGGCAAGACACCAATAATGAAGGCATATATCACATTAATTTTCATCCATATCATTAATTGAATAATCCCAAGAAT
Proteins encoded in this region:
- a CDS encoding Nramp family divalent metal transporter — encoded protein: MEKTEETYKIGDVKPPLPIKPMPEAPTTFGEWFKKFGPALIVTSLGISGFEAMQAPLSGSIGLLKISWIYTLGCTFAVIAAYEIARWTIATGEDIFQGFARLKPKHFWAIVWFLINTLMWIWPVWMGAAATNVARLFGIGDRIIWTIIGIWLVPILYALARYVYNLMEWIFKIVMIATTIATIYAAIVIIGNFPADTIEVLKGFFSFGIIPSGVSVTLMTAYLVQPGGGTINLYYSFYLREKGIGMCKYIGKVTGLFYSPEEVPETGFMFNAKDEKERKSFRNWMKYALFENIMTLWLLSMLFTYIYILAAYSTLWRAGIKLPSGDIPLGIAESLGKMVGPIGYSFFLFSVAFSLFDTQFGFYDAMAKVAADTLWYEWTGYARRKSYRFWYFLFLLITVAISTPLIWLAQPYFMWLFLQVFLAASAAIYLPLIVYMNNKYLPEEIKPNKIISALLLIWGIINLIFTILWIGENVFKIKIIA
- a CDS encoding cupin domain-containing protein, with amino-acid sequence MRFIRNLKDAEIFEAPEPWRRILTILIDKNSMGAENMVVGLGRFECGQKCAPHKHDDSEEAYYILEGKGIIKINEEEYEVSKEDAIFIPKGFTHQIMNNNDKDLVFLWIMSPPGNVAETIRSFKRIK
- a CDS encoding FAD-dependent oxidoreductase, with the translated sequence MKTLSKIFEPINIGSLEIKNRIVMPPMSTNFANEDGSVSERQIRYYEARAIGGVGLIIVEATCIESSIGKLNPIQLCIDNDKFIAGLNELAEAITRYGARAAIQLHHAGRRARVTNGKQPVSASDGLSTPIGLKTRALTLKEIEELIELFAKAAERAKIAGFEAIELHGAHGYLIGQFLSPLTNRRTDKYGGDINGRARFAIEIVRRIKEKLGENFPLIFRISGDEYINGGLDIEETKIISKLLEKEGVNALHISAGAYETRHWTSAPMCIPRGHLVYLAEKIKQIVNIPVITVGRINDLYLAEDIIKNKKADLVSMGRALIADPEIINKTLNGKIENIRRCIACNRCLSRLDEKLHISCTVNPIAGKEYKIRVKKASKPKKVLIIGGGPAGMEAARIAAIRGHEVILYEEKDKLGGQLILATIPPHKEEMKSILEYYTQELSKLEIEIKIGRKATLKDIEKISPEIIILATGAKPIIPSIPGIKNKNVITAWDVLLNTTKVGDNVVIIGGGMVGCETAEYLIKKGKKVKIIEMLPDIAVDVEFRSRTFLLERLHLNKVDILVNTELKEVMDNKAILINKKGEKIVLEADNIVLACGSKPNNELAKIIKPTFKKVYEIGDCKKPRKVLEAIHEGFHIGNLI
- a CDS encoding sodium ion-translocating decarboxylase subunit beta; protein product: MFLGNILMMAIGLLLIYLGIKKEYEPLLLVPIGFSIFLANIPYSGLASVGGLFRIIYDFGIENDLFPLLLFIGIGSMIDFSPLIERPWLLIFSAAGQLGIFIALMFALLFGFNPLEAASIGIIGAMDGPTAIYVTSKYAPHLLGPVSVCAYSYMASVPLLQVPLCKFLTTKKERLIRMEYNPAPFSKSLKLIFPIIVTLITSFIAPAGTPLIGCLMLGNLMKESGVLERLTKSAQNELTNITTLLLGLAIGGTITAEKFLTIQSLLIFFLGILAFVSAITCGILFAKIVNFLSKGKINPMIGSCGISAFPMAARTVHKIGREEDPDNWLIMHAMATNVGGQIASVITGGIILTYMPHLIGL
- a CDS encoding MBL fold metallo-hydrolase, giving the protein MPIKVDILLPGFPIKTNRGVLGFCNITLVESNKLILYDTGHFSDRKNLIQEFKKRRISPENIEIVVLSHLHFDHCLNIDLFKNAEIILDEKELEYALSNKPEKIKDFFIPKFLIPIIKRRGFTNVKENLEIANKVYVLKTPGHTPGLISLFVKDGRKKFAIVSDAIKNAWEFMKGKPEQIFGKDEEAKESVKKIKKLNSIIIPGHDKCFIFEKNKIRYLKKASLKIIAKSSPYNDKWDVYSIL